DNA from Brachyspira aalborgi:
ATTCCAAAAATGCTTATCCCTATAGAAAAAGTTCATATAGCTTTAAATTCATGTTTGCCAAAAGATATAAGAATAATATCGGCGGAGATTATGCCCGAAAATTTTAACGCGAGAGCTTCGGCTAATTTTAGAGAATATTTATATATTGTTTATAACGGAGATATTTCTTTTCCGTTTTATGAAAGATACGCTTGGTTTTATAGAAAAAATATTATAAACGAAAAATTAATTAACGAATATACAAAATATTTAATAGGCGAACATAATTTTACTTCTTTCTGCTCAACGGAAGATGAAAACGATTCAAAATTTCGATATATAGAAAGAGTTTTCGCAATAAGAAAAAAAGATAATATTTATTTTATAATAAGAGGAAACGCTTTTTTGCATAATATGGTTAGAATTATTGTAGGCACTTTAGTAGAAGGACAGAGAAAAAATAAGCCTTTAAATTTTATAGAAGAGATAATAAAAGAAGAGGATAGAACTAAAGCTTTGGTTACCGCTCCCGCGCATGGATTATATTTTAGAAAAGCTTTTTTTAATTATTAAAATATTCTAAAATTCTATAAATCATTTTTTAAATATTTGTATTTTATTTTTAGTTTGAAGCGAATAATAATATATATAAATAGTTTTTATTTTATTTCATTTTTGAAGCCATTATATTTGCAACTATAGAACCCGATATATTATGCCATACGCTGAATATTGCGCCAGGAACCGTAGCCAAAGGTATAAAAGCAAAATGAGTAGAGGCTAAAGATGTAGCAAGCCCAGAGTTTTGCATTCCTACTTCTATTGATATAGCCTTACATTTTGAATTATCTAAACGAAGCAATTTACCAATCATAAAACCTAATAGATAGCCTAAACAGTTATGAAGCATAACTACTATAATAATTAAATACCCTACCTGCATCAATCTTGAAGAATTAGCGGAAACTACTGCGGCTACTATCGAAACTATTGCAAGAACGGATATAAGAGGCAGTATTTCTTTTATATGGTTTGTAAATTTATGGAAAAATCTATTTATTATAAATCCCAATCCTATTGGTATTATAACGACTTGAACTATAGATATAAACATATTAACTGCATTTACATTAACTCTTTGCCCAGCGTATAATAAAGTTAAAAGAGGAGTGACGATTGGAGCTAAAATAGTAGATACCGAAGTCATTCCAACAGATAAAGCTACATCTCCTTTTGCAAGATAAGTCATAACATTTGAGGAAGTTCCGCCAGGACAAGTTCCTACTAATATAACTCCTACCGCTAATTCTGTAGGCAATTTAAAAATTATAGAAAGCAAAAATGCTAAAAGAGGCATTATGCTAAATTGAGCTATCGCTCCTATTATTATATCTTTCGGTCTTGTAAATACGACTTTAAAATCTTCAAATTTTAGAGTAAGTCCCATTCCAAACATTACTATCATTAAAAGATAATTGACATAACTCGTTTTTATAAAACTTACCGATTTAGGAAAAAATAAAGATAATGTAGCCACTATCAATACTATTATAGCCATATTTTTTCCAAAGAAATTACTTATATTTTTTAATATTTTCATTTTTTGTCCTTAATTCATTAAATTATTATTTTGTATAAAAAACTATTTTAATATAGCTCCCGTATTTGCCGATTGAACGAGTTTCCTATATCTTCCAAGCCATCCTTTAATTTCTTCCAAAGGTTTAATTGAAATTTCTTTTTTTCGTTTTTTCATTTCTTCGTCAGATATTTCAAGGTTTATTGAATTATTTGGAATATCTATGCTTATAATATCGTTTTCTTTTATAAAAGCTATCTCGCCTCCGCTTGCAGCTTCTGGAGAAACATGCCCTATAGAAGCTCCTCTTGAAGCTCCCGAAAATCTTCCGTCCGTTATTAACGCGACATCTTTATCTAATTTCATTCCCGCTAAAGCCGAAGTTGGATTTAACATTTCGCGCATTCCAGGACCGCCTTTGGGACCTTCGTATCTTATAACTACAACATCGCCTTTATTTATTTTTCCCGCGTATATAGAAGTTATCGCATCCTCTTCAGATTCAAATACTCTTGCTGGACCTTTATGAACGAGCATTTCATCGGCGACTGCAGAACGCTTTACAACGCAACCGTCTTTTGCTATATTTCCCCAAAGAATCGCTATGCCTCCCGTTTTGCTATAAGGATTTTCTATATTTCTTAAAACCTTATTATTTTTATTAATAGAGTTTTTTATATTTTCCGAAATCGTTTTTCCCGTAACCGTTATAAGCGAGGTATTTAAAAATCCGCCTTTTTCAAGCTCTTTCATTACCGCTGAAATTCCGCCCGCTTTATATAAATCTTCTATATAATTTGGACCTGCTGGCGCTAAATGGCATAAATTAGGAGTTCTATCGCTCACTTCGTTTATAGTTTTTAAATCTATCGGAATTCCCGCTTCGTTGGCTATGGCAAGCAAATGCAAAACGCTATTTGTCGAGCAACCTAAAGCCATGTCAACCGCTAAAGCGTTTTTAAAAGATTCGGGAGTTATTATATCTAAAGGTTTTATATTTTTTCTTAATAATTCCATTACTTGAATTCCCGCTTTTTTTGCAAGCGAAGTTCTTGCAGAATAAACCGCTGGAATAGTTCCGTTTCCAGGCAATGCAATTCCTAAAGCTTCGGAAAGACAATTCATACTATTAGCCGTATACATTCCCGCGCATGAACCGCAACTTGGACATGTATTTTGAGCGAAATCTTCAAGCTCTTCATCGTTTATTAAATTCGCTTTTT
Protein-coding regions in this window:
- a CDS encoding bile acid:sodium symporter family protein; the encoded protein is MKILKNISNFFGKNMAIIVLIVATLSLFFPKSVSFIKTSYVNYLLMIVMFGMGLTLKFEDFKVVFTRPKDIIIGAIAQFSIMPLLAFLLSIIFKLPTELAVGVILVGTCPGGTSSNVMTYLAKGDVALSVGMTSVSTILAPIVTPLLTLLYAGQRVNVNAVNMFISIVQVVIIPIGLGFIINRFFHKFTNHIKEILPLISVLAIVSIVAAVVSANSSRLMQVGYLIIIVVMLHNCLGYLLGFMIGKLLRLDNSKCKAISIEVGMQNSGLATSLASTHFAFIPLATVPGAIFSVWHNISGSIVANIMASKMK
- the truA gene encoding tRNA pseudouridine(38-40) synthase TruA, with amino-acid sequence MFNIKIIVQYDGTDFCGWQIQPNLRTIQGEIYKAVQKIYSKKITIYGCGRTDAGVHALGQVANFRIPKMLIPIEKVHIALNSCLPKDIRIISAEIMPENFNARASANFREYLYIVYNGDISFPFYERYAWFYRKNIINEKLINEYTKYLIGEHNFTSFCSTEDENDSKFRYIERVFAIRKKDNIYFIIRGNAFLHNMVRIIVGTLVEGQRKNKPLNFIEEIIKEEDRTKALVTAPAHGLYFRKAFFNY
- the ilvD gene encoding dihydroxy-acid dehydratase → MSFRENSSLRSDRVLKGDERAPNRSLFYSMGYTDEELKRPLIGVISAYSEIVPGHIHLDKLSQAVKTGVLIGGGTPILIPSIGVCDGIAMGHLGMKYSLPSRELIADSVESMVIAHGLDGVVLIPNCDKIVPGMIMGLLRMNIPGIVISGGAMLPGEHNEDKISLSSIFEAVGAKKANLINDEELEDFAQNTCPSCGSCAGMYTANSMNCLSEALGIALPGNGTIPAVYSARTSLAKKAGIQVMELLRKNIKPLDIITPESFKNALAVDMALGCSTNSVLHLLAIANEAGIPIDLKTINEVSDRTPNLCHLAPAGPNYIEDLYKAGGISAVMKELEKGGFLNTSLITVTGKTISENIKNSINKNNKVLRNIENPYSKTGGIAILWGNIAKDGCVVKRSAVADEMLVHKGPARVFESEEDAITSIYAGKINKGDVVVIRYEGPKGGPGMREMLNPTSALAGMKLDKDVALITDGRFSGASRGASIGHVSPEAASGGEIAFIKENDIISIDIPNNSINLEISDEEMKKRKKEISIKPLEEIKGWLGRYRKLVQSANTGAILK